A window of Halopelagius inordinatus genomic DNA:
GACGTTCCGCCCACCGCGACGAGTGTTCTCGTCTTGCAGTCTTCGGAGCCGTCGTCTTCGAACCGGGCCGCAAAGCGCCTCCTCGTTCCTCGGGAAGGCGGCGTCCGCGTCGCGGGCGTGTCGTTCGCTCGGTCGCCGGACGACTGGGGCGCAGACTGGCGGGACGCTCTCGGCCGGTCGCCGGAGGCGGCGGCCGTCGTCACCGACGCGGAGTCGGACAGGCGCGACGCCGGTCCGTCCGTCTACACGGTCTCGTCGCCCGGTGACCTCACCGGCATCGGGATGAAACTCTCCGCGTGTCTCTCCGAGTGGGAGGGGACGGACGCGGACGTGGTGGTCGTCGTCGAATCGCTCACCCATCTGTTGCAGTACGCGCAGTTAGAGACGCTGTATCGGTTCTTACACGTTCTCGTCGGCCGCATCGACGCCGTCGGTGCCCGCGGTCTGTTCTTCTTCGACCCGACGACGCGCGACGAGATGACCGTGAACACGCTGAAGACCCTGTTCGACGCCGTCGTCGAACGCCGCGGCGACGACGGGTGGGCCGTCGCCAGTCGGTAGGCCCGTCGGTTCGGTGCCGTAAAGACGCCGCCGCAGAGAGAGGCGACTATGCCTACCGCATCGAACGGAAGCGTCGACCTGTACTACGAGGCCGACGGCGAGGGAGAGACGGTGGCGTTCGTCGGCGACGCTGGCTACGGGGCGTGGCAGTGGGGGTGGCAACACGCCGCCGTCGCCGGTCCCTACGAGAGTCTCGTCTCGGACCTGCGCGGGACCGGCCGGTCCGACGCGCCGCCCGGCCCCTACACCGTCGGAACGCTCGTCGACGACCTCGTGGCGGTCCTCGCGGACTACGGCGTCAGGAAGGCGCACGTCGTCGGCGCGGGACTCGGCGGGATGGTCGCCCTCGAGGCGGCGCGAACCACGTCGCGCGTCCGGAGTCTCGCGGTGTTCGGAACCGCCGCGTACGGCGGCGGAATCGACCTCTCGCCGTTGTTCGGTGCGCCGACTGACGCGGAGGAACTCGGGGAGTCGCTCTCTGCGGCGTTCTCCGACCGGTTCGTCGAGGCGCACCCCGACGTCGTCGAACAGATAGTCGAGTGGCGCAGCGAAGAGGACGCAGACCGGGAGGCGTGGGAGGCGCAAGCCGCCGCAGTCGAGCGATTCGCGGCCGACGACCTCTACGAGATATCCGACCCCGCGGTGGTCGTCCACGGCACCGACGACGCCGTCTGGCCGGTCGAACGCGCAGAGGAACTCGCGGAGGGACTCCCTCGCGGGGAGTTCGTCCCCGTCGAGGGGGCGGGCCACCTCGCGCACGTCGAGGCGTCGAGGGTCGTCAACGACGAACTCCTGCGGTTTCTCGACGAACCGTAGACGGGGGTTTCGAGGCCCCCACGACACGTCCGAGAGCGCGGCACGACGCGCCACAGACGCAAAGCACTTCTCCGAAGAAGACGTTTCGAGCGACAATGGGGCAGGGAGGTTCTCGTCTTCGATTCGCCGTTCTGGACGCATCGCACAGAGACCCGAACACGCGGCGTAACTTCCGCCGCGAACTCGACGCCGACCTCGCGGAGTTCGACGCGGCGGGCGGCGAACTGCCGACGCACTATTCGTTCGACGGCGTCGTCGTCACCGGGTCTCGGTCCTCGGTCTACTGGGACGAACCGTGGATCGAATCGCTCGTCTCGTACGTTTCGGACGCGCACGCCGCGGGTCTCCCGATTCTCGGCGTCTGTTACGGCCACCAGGTTCTGGCGACGGCCCTCGGCGGCCGCGTCGAGGGGATGGGCGAGTACGAACTCGGCTACAGAGAGGTGCGTCACTCCGGCGACGACCTGTTCGAGGGCGTCGACGAGTCGTTCACCGTCTTCACGACGCACTCGGACACCGTCGTCGAACTCCCGCCGGGCGCGGAACTCGTCGCGGAGAACGACTACGGCGTCCACGCGTTCCGGAACGGTCACGCGTGGGGCGTCCAGTTCCACCCCGAGTACGACCGGACGACCGCAGAGTCGGTCACCCGGGGGAAGGACCTCCCCGAGGAACGCATCGAGTCCGTCGTCGCGGGCATCGACGCCGAGAACTACGAGGCGGCCTGCGAGGCAAAGCGCCTCTTCGACAACTTCGTCTCGTACGCCGCACGCGTCCGCGACGAGGCCGACGGTGCGGACGAATCCGAGGCGACGGTCTGAATCCGAGGCGACGGTCTGACGCGTCCGATTCGCCGGTCGCCGGGGACGCCTTCGACGCACCGAAGCGGTCACCGGCCCGGAAAAACTCATCTCCTGCCGTTGGTGTGCGCTGTGTGCTACTCTCAAACACACCTTTATACCGCACGGAGTGTAGTTCCTCCCGGAGTAAGACAATGACCGCTCCGGCACACGACTGCCCGACGACGCTGGATTTGAGCCGCCAAGAGGCGTGGGTTCTCCACACCGCCCTCCTCGATACCGTGGAACGGGAACTCGACGAGGGGAACGACGCCGAACGGGCGCTTACCCTCTTGGTCCGCCTCGAAGAGGGGAAACGTTTCGACCGCGAGCAACTGAAGTATCTGACCTCGGTGCTTCGGTCGTACATCGACGGAGGCGTCCCGCCGCGCGACCGCAGTCCGGCGAGAGACATCCTCCAGAACGTCCAGACCGCCCTCGCGTGAGCGTTCGCCGTCGGGCGAGGCGGTCAGGCCGCCCCGTCTGTTTTCACTCGTCGTCCGCGTTTCGTTGTTCTGTCTCGCCGTCCCAGTAGTCGACCGCGTCCTCTCGACGGAAGTAGCCGGAGACGGTGCGTTCCTCCCGCCCGCCGGGCGGTGACCCGGCGAACACGCCCACCTTCTCCGAGTCGGGATAGACGGTCACGTCCGGGTCGCGCATCGTCGAGACGGCGAGATAGCGGAGGGGTTCGTCGCCGTCGTTCCGCAGGCGGTGCGCGCCCGACTCGTCGGCGTGGAACACGGCGAAGTCGCCGGGTTCGACGCTCGATTCGCCCGCCGGCGTCCGAAGGACGCCCGTCCCCGAGACGACGTACACCACCTCCTCGTTGCCCGTGTGGTAGTGGTAGGGCCACGACGACGCGCCCGGCGGGAGTTCGTACAGACTCGCGCCGAGGCGGTCGGCGTTCGCGGCCACGCCGAGTTGCTTCCGCCGAAACCGCATCGCTCCGTGTTCTCTCTCGGACCACTCGATGTCTGATTCGTTGACGCGTGGCATGGCCTCCGAGACGCGCGCCCGTCACTTATCTGTCATCCACGCCGACGGCCGCCTCTCGTCTTCGAGGCGGACGCTTTAGTACGCCCGAGTGACTACGTCCGTCAAATGGGAATCGACCCCAACTTCGACAAGAATCGGGAGACGGCGGGCGAGGAAAACGGAGTAACCGTCTGGGGACCGGTCGAACCGCCCGAAACGCTCGGCATCCACGGGACGCACGTCGCCGTCGATTACGACATCTGCGTCGCCGACGGCGCGTGTCTGGAGAACTGCCCGGTGGACGTGTTCACGTGGGTGGACACGCCCGACCACCCGGAAAGCGAGACGAAGGTCGAACCGACGCGCGAGGACCAGTGTATCGACTGTATGCTCTGCGTCGATATCTGCCCCGTGGACGCAATCGACGTGGACCCCGGACGCGCCGGGCGAACCTGACCGACCGATATTTGACGGACGGGGCCGTCTCGCCGCCATGCGACTCATCCACACCGCACTCGACGTGTCGGACGTAGACGCGACGCTCGATTTCTACGAGACGCTCGGACTCGAATTCGCCCACGAGTTCACCTTAGACGGCGTCCGCAACGTCTACGTCGGCGGCGAGGACGGACTGGAACTGCAGTTCAAGTACGACCCAGAGAGCGACGAGTCGGTGGACCCCTCGGGCGTGGACCACGTCGCCGTCGAAGTCGACGACGTGGACGCGGAGTTCGACCGCATCGTCGAGGAGACGGGCTGTCCGGTCGTCCACGAACCGATGACGATAGAGGAGGCCAACGCCCGCGCCGCGTTCGTCGAGGACCCCGACGGCTACGCCGTCGAACTGGTCGGATTTCTGGACTGAGAGCGGAGACGCGCGCCTCGGCGGGTAGTTATTAGTTCTCGGCGGACCAACATCTTCCCGAGATGGCAGACGAAGTCACGGACTTACTGAAGAAGGCGTATCAGGACGAACTCGAGACCGTAATGAACTACCTGTCGAACTCTATCGTCCTCGACGGCGTCCACGCCGAAGAGGTCAAAGAGTCGCTTCAGGAAGACATCCAAGAGGAACTCGGCCACGCCGAGATGATCGGAAATCGCCTGAAGCAACTCGACGCCCACCCGCCGGGGTCCGCCGAGTTCGAGGCGAACCAGATGGACCTGCAACCGCCCGAAGACAGCACGGACGTCGTCTCCGTCATCGAGGGCGTTCTCAGCGCCGAAGAGGACGCAATCGAGACGTACCGCAATCTGGTGCATCTGGCGGAGGAAGCCGACGACCCCGTGACAGAGGACCTCGCGGTCACCATCCTCGCCGACGAGGAGGCCCACCGCACGGAGTTCCGCGGGTTCAACAAAGAGTACCCGCGAGACTGAGGCCGACGTCTCGTCGCTTTCTTTTTCGAGGAGAGCCCCCGTCCCGAGGTGATGGCGAGGGCAACCGGACGACTACGGACCCGCACGGCGGTCTCTCGTTCGACGAGCAGACGTCGGACCCCGCGGGCGTCGTGGCGGTTCAGTCCGTCTCGAGGCCGCCACGGCCGAACTCGCCGGGAAAATCACTAACTGCGCGGCGGTGTTCGTCCCCGACGATGACGAACGACGAAACACCGCTCGACACCGGCGAAATCGAGGACAGAATCGACCAACTGGGACGGTACTCTCGGTTCGTCAGAGCCGGGTTCGGCGTCATCCTCGTCGCGTTCCTACTCGCTCTCGTCGGCAGACTCCCGTACAACCTCGACAGCGTTCCCGGCGCAGTGGACGCCATCCTCATGCCTCTCATCTTCGTCGGCATGGGACTGCTGTTGTTCGGTATCGGGATGCATCTCCACGTCATGCATCTCAACGTCGTGGCGCAACTGCGGAGAAGACGCTCCGACGACGAGACGGGGACGGACTCCTGACTGCCCCCTCTTCGCCCGGCGTCAGTCCGCCGCCGCGGGCGTCGTGCCGTCGTCGCTCTCCGTCCCCGCGACGGCCCCCCGTTTCGACTCCAACGCCTCCACGAGGAGTTCCGCCACGTCGATAATTTCGATGTCGTCTTCGAAGTCGCCCGTCTTGCGGCCGTCCTCGTACATCGTCCCGCACATCGGGCAGGCGACGACGAACTTCTCGACTGCGCTCCCCGCGTCGGTGTCTTCGAGGGCCTCTCGGAGGCGTTCCTCGCTCGGTTTCTCCGTCTCGTCGTGGTCCATCCAGAGGCCGCCGCCGCCCCCGCCGCAACAGAACGAATCCTCGCGGTTACGGGGCATCTCCGCTAACTGCACGCCCGTCGCGCGGACGAGTTCCCGCGGGGCTTCGTACTCGTCGTTGTACCGGCCGAGGTGACAGGGGTCGTGGTACGTGACGGCGTAGTCGAGTTCCGTCCCGTCGAGTTCGATGCGGTCGTCTCTCACCAGCGATTCGACCACCTGCGTGTAGTGGTAGATGGGGTAGTCGAAGTCGGGGTCCATCTCGGGGTACTCGTTTTCGAACGTGTTGTACGAATGGGGGTCCGTACAGACCACTTTCTCGAACTCGCAGGCGTCGAACGCGGCGGCGTTGTCCTCGACGAGCATCTCGTAGAGTCCCTCCTCGCCGACGCGGCGCACGTCGTTGCCGTCGTTCTGTTCGTCCTCGTAGAGGATGCCGTAGGAGACGCCCGCGAGTTCGAACAGACGGGCCAGAGAGCGCGCGACGCGGCGGTTCCGCTCGTCGTAGGAGGGGTAGTCGCCGACGTACCAGAGGAACTCCACCGACTCCTCGCGGGCGTCGGGCACCTCGAAGTCGAGTTCTTCCGTCCACTCGGGTCGCTTGCGGGCCGGGTCGCCGAACGCGTTGCCGTTCTGGAAGACGTTCATCATCGCCTCTTGGACGGGTTCCTGCATCTGACCCGTCTCGGTGAGGCGGCGGTTCATCTCAGTGAAGTGGGTGAGGTGTTCGATATCGACCGGACAGGAGTCCATGCAGGCCATGCAGGCGACGCACGACTCCATCGTCTCGGCGTCGATGACCGACCGGCCGCCGTCGGCGACGATGTCCATCGGTTCCGTCTCCCCGGCGTCGAGACTCTCGCGGTAGGACTTCAAGTCGAGAATCACGTCGCGGGGATCGAGGGGGCGTCCCGCCGCCTTCGCGGGACAGACGGACGAACACCGGCCGCACTTGGTGCAGGCGTCGGTGTCGAGCAGTTGCTTCCACGAGAGGTCCTCGATTCCCGTGTAGCCTATCTCGTCCGGGGCGGCGTCTTCGGGGACGCCCGGCAGTCGCTTGCCCGCCTTCTCGTCTGCGGCGACGACGTTCGCGAACGAGGATATCATGTGGAACGGCTTCGCGTACGGGAGAAAGGCGACGAACCCGAGAGCGACGATGGCGTGCGACCACCAGCCGACCCAGTAGAGTGTCTCCGCGAGTCCGGTCGTCATCCCCGCGGCGTCGAAGACGAGAGCGACGAAGTAGCCGACGAAAGACACCGTCTCGAAGTCGGGAAACTCCGTGCCGACGATGCGGAGGCCCTCTATGACGTAGCCGCCGACGCCGAGGACGAAGAGCGTCCAGACGAAGATGTCGTCTTCGAAACCGGTGTGTTTGCCCCACAGGCGGTCCTGTCGGACGACGTAGCGGCGGTAGATGGCCATCCCGACGCCGACGACGAACAGGAAGCCGAGCGCGTCCATCACGAACGAGTACGAGAGGTAGAAGTCGCCGACGAAGAACGACTCCTGTCCGAGCAGTTTCGTCCAGATGTCCATGTCGACCATCAGGATGGTCGTCCCGATGAGAAGCGTCAGAAAGCCCCAGAGGATGAACGCGTGCATCAATCCGGCGAACGCGTCCCGGTCGAACTGCTTCTCGTTCGAGAGGACCACCCGCGACGCCCGGAGGACTCGCCCCGGAAGGTCGGAGACCCTGTCGAAGGGGTCGCTCCCGCCGCGGGCGTACCGCGCGAACCGGTCGTAGACGCCGTAACAGAAGACCAAGATGGCCATCGCGGCGAGACCGTAGAAGAGCGCCTCGCCCACCGGCCCGATAGTCCAAAACGTCTCGCGGGTCGGCTCCGCCTGCAAGAGTGTCATGGTCGATAAGCCGGGAAGCGCGGGATTAAATCTTGCCACCATCGGCCCGCTTATCCGACAGACGGGAAGGGGTAGGGGGCCGACGCGCCGGGCGTCGAAACGACTCGCCGGGTCTCAGAGTACCGCGCCGACGACCAACGCCGCGGACAGAGCCACTCCGACGGCGTCCGCGCGAGAAAACGAGAGTTCCGGAAGCGTCGGATTCCACGCGAAACACCGCGCTTGGAGCGCGAGAGCGAACCGGTCAGATCGGAGAAAGAGGCGGCGGATGCCCGTCTCCACGACGAGTCGAATCCGCTCGCGGAGTCCGCGCCTGTCGCCGAGTCGCGCGTCCATCGCCGAGCGAATCGTCGCCATGTCCCGCCTGAGAAGGGGGAGAAACCGCAGGACGAACCCCACGCCCGCGCCGACGAGGACGCCGACGCGCCCGGGGACGACGCGTTGGATGGCCGCCCGCGAATCCCGCACCGGCGTCGTCCGAATGTACGCGGTGCTCACGAGGAGGACGAGGACGACGCGGTAACTCGAAAGCGCGGGGTAGACGGCGGCGTCGGGGACGACGTACGGGGGTCGGACCGTTATCGCCGCCACGACGGGACCGGCGACGAGGAAGGGAAGGAAGCTCCGGTACGCCCGAATCGCCCCGAACAGGGGCGTCCGCGCCGCCGCGAGGACGCCGAGGGCGACGAGAGTCAGCACCGCGAGTCCGCGGGGCGTCGTGTGTGCGAACGCCGCGACGGCGAACGCCGCCTGAAAGCCGAGTTTCGTCCGCGGGTCGAGTCGGTGGGCGACGGAGTCACCCGGGGCGTAGGAGAACACGTCAGCACCCTCGACCGGAGTCTGGCGGTCGGACGCCGAGTTCCCGAAGGCGGGCGGGCGAGGGGGCGGGCGAGTCGAGTTCGACGCACCCCTCCGACATCACCACCGTCCGGTCCGCGAGGGCGGAGACGTCCCGCAGGTCGTGCGTGACGACGACGATGCCGGTGCCCGAATCGCGCAGGTGTTCGAGTCTGTCGAGGACGGCCGTCCGCGCGGGCCAATCGAGGCCGGTGAACGGTTCGTCCAACACGAGGTGGTCCGGTTCCATCGCCAACGCGCCCGCGATCGCGACGCGTTCTCGTTCGCCGCCGGACAACGCCTCGATGCGGTCGTCGGCCCTGTCGGCCATGCGGACGGCCGCCAGCGCCGACTCGACGCGCCGAGTTATCTCCGCTCTGTCGAGGCCGAGGTTCTCCGGGCCGAACGCCACGTCCGCGCCGACGGTGGAGGCGACGAAGCCGTCGCGGGGGTCTTGAAACACCATGCCGACGGCGGTTCGGGCGGCCACCACGTCCTCTTCGACGGGACGACCGTTCACCTCGACGGTCCCCGAATCGGGCGAGAGCAGGCCGTTGAACTGGCGGACCAGCGTGGTCTTTCCGGACCCGTTCGGCCCCGCGAGGAGGACGAACGACCCGTCGTCTACGGTCAGACTCACCTCGTCTACGGCCACCGCGTCGCCGTACCGGTGAGTGAGGTTGCGGACCGAAATCATCGGGCGTGGTGCCTCACGGCGTCACCGCGCGACGATGGCGTCGCTTCGCGTGACCGCCGCCGCGATGGCCACCTTCACCGCGCCCACGGGAAGGAACGGGAGAACGACCGTCGAGACGGCGGCGGCGAGGCCGATACCCTGAACGAGAGAGAATCCGACCGCGCCGAACGCGTAGATGGCCGCCGACCCGACGACCATCGCGGCGACGAGTCGCGGGAGGGGGATGTCGCCGGGCGCGGTGAGGCTACCGGGGCCGTGTGCCACCAGTCCCACTGCCGCCGCGGCGACGGGAAATCCGACGACGAACCCGCCCGTCGGGCCGAGGACGACGCCCAGACCGCTTGCGCCGCCGGCGAACACTGGGAGGCCGACGACGCCCCCGACGGCGTAGAGGACGAACGAGACGCCCGCCCAGAGGGGGCCGAGGACGACGCCCGCGAGGAACACCCAGAGCGTCTGGAGCGTTATCGGGACGTTCGGTACGAGCGGGTGAACCAAATCGACTGGTGCCGTCGCACTCGTCACCGCGGCGAAGAGCACCGCGCGGGCGAGGTTCCGCGTGGACTCGTCGCCGACGAGTTCGACGGACTCCGTATCGGTCGCCATGCCTCGTCCTGCCTCGTAAACGACAATGAATGGTTCGGTTGACGACGGCGGTTCTCCGTCCAGGTCGCCCGACAGTCCGGAATTTGGGAGCGCGTTCCCAGTAAGTTTTTCCTGTATCGAGCCCTGAAACATCCACGCATGGACGAGAAGACGGCCAAACTCCGAGACATCTTCATCGATGCCACGGGGGGAGACACCGCGACGGAGAGCCAAGAGGAGAGTCCGGGGTCGTTGGTCGGCGGCGACGACGGGCGGGTGACCGAACGCGTGGACGAACTCGTCGCGCGGATGCGAGACCGCTACGAGTTCGAGAGTCGCCTCGACGCCGCGGACCTCAGACGGGTCGTCTTCGGCTTCTACGAGAACGAGGACGACGCCGCCGTCGCCGCCGCACTCGACGCCGAGGCGGACGCGGAGGCGGTGTTCGTCGCGCGGATGGACCTCCACCTCGTCGCGGACTCCGACAGACCGAGTCTGTCGGGCAACCGAGGTTCCCTCGGTGACTCGGACCGAGACGCGCCGTTCGACTTCTCGGACCTCAAAGCACTCGTCGTCGAGGGCGCGGACGACGGGACGTGCGCCGCGGAACTGGACGCCGACGAGGAAACGGTCGCACGCTACCGCCGCGTCGTCGAGGCGACGAGGGAGGCGACGCAAGCGAACGACCGGTACCGAGACGAGTTCGAGGAGTTGCTCACGGACGTGGACCTCTCGTCGCGCCTCGACGTGGACGCCCGCCACGACGGCCTCAGAGACGCCACCGAGGACATCGAATCGAACGTCTCGTTTTGACCGTTCAGTCCTTTCCTTCGACCGGCCACTGCGGGAATATCGGCTCTTCCAACCGGGCTATCTCGTCGTCCGTGAGCGAAACGTCGACCGCGCCAAGGTTGTCTTCGAGATGCGACTTCCGCCGCGGCCCGATGATGGGCGCGTCCACGACGTCTTTGTGGAGTAACCACGCCAAACTGACCTGCGCCGGAGAGGCGTCTTTCTCGGCGGCGAGTTCGCGCACCACGTCGAGTACTTCCCAGTTCTCGTCGGTGAGACGCTGTTCGGTGTAGTCGTCGTCCGCGGCGCGCGTCCCCTCCGGAATCTCTCGGCCGCGTTCGTACTTTCCGGCGAGGAAGCCGCCCGCGAGGGGAGACCACGGGACGACGCCGACGTCTTGGTCGGCACAGATGGGAAGGAGGTTCGCCTCCTCGTGGCGGTCTACGAGGTTGTACTCCGGTTGCATGCAGCGGAACCGCTCGTACCCCTCGACGTCGGCGGCGTGAAGCGCCTTCGAGAACTGCCACCCGGCCATGGTGCTCGCTCCGATATATCGGACGGTCCCCTCCTCGACGAGGGTATCGAGGGCGCTGAGCGTCTCTTCGATGGGCGTGTTCTCGTCCCAGCGGTGGATCTGATAGACGTCCACGTAGTCCGTCCCCAACCGGTCGAGGCTCCCCTCTATCTGGTCGAGGATGTGTTTCCGCGAGAGGCCGCCCTTGTTGGGTCCGTCCCCCATATCGAAGTACACCTTCGTCGCGACCACCAGTTCCTCGCGGTCGTACTCCTCTATGGCCTCGCCGACGATAGACTCGCTCTCGCCGCCCGAGTACGCGTTCGCCGTGTCGAGGAAGTTGACTCCGGCGTCGAGTGCCTCCCGGACGAGTTCGACGCTCGCCTCCCGGTCGTTCATCATCCACGGCTGTCCGGACCCGAAGTTGAGAGTGCCCAGACAGAGCCGCGATACCTCCAACCCCGTCGCGCCGAGTCGAGTGTACTCCATCGCTCTCGGGGACGGTACGCACCCACAAAGTCTCTCCGCGTCCGTCGCCGTTCCGCACCGCCGACCGACCACTTCCGCCGCGCGTGGCGAAGACTCTTATTCGATGCGGGACGTACCTTTCCTCGATGGCGCAGGCCCCGCAGGACCCGAACTCAGACCTCACCGACCGGTTCATACAGTTCTACCGGAAGTACTACCGGGACGAAATCGGGAAACTCGCCCAGAAGTACCCCACAGAACAGCGTTCGCTGTACGTCGACTACGACGACCTGTACGCGTTCGACCCGGACCTCGCGGAGGACTACCGGAAGAAGCCCGACCAGATACGCGAGTACGCAGAAGAGGGACTCAGGCTGTACGACCTCCCGGCGGACGTCAAACTCGGGCAGGCGCACGTCCGCCTGCGGAACCTCCCCGACGCGGTGGACATCCGGAACATCCGCGTCCACGACGACCACATCGGTCGGATGGTCGCCGTGCAGGGCATCGTCCGGAAGGCGACGGACGTCCGGCCGAAGATTACCGAGGCGGCGTTCGAGTGCCAACGCTGCGGGACGATGACGTACATCCCGCAGACCGACAGCGGATTTCAGGAACCCCACGAGTGTCAGGGCTGCGAACGACAGGGGCCGTTCCACGTCAACTTCGACCAATCGGAGTTCGTCGACTCCCAGAAACTCCGCGTCCAAGAGAGCCCCGAGGGTCTGCGGGGCGGCGAGACGCCCCAGAGTATCGACATCGACATCGAAGACGACGTGACGGGGAAGGTCACCGCGGGCGACCACGTCACCGTCACGGGCGTCCTCCACATCGAACAACAGACCTCGAACCAAGAGAAGACGCCCATCTTCGACCTCTACATGGACGGCGTCGCAGTCGAGATAGAGGACGAAGAGTTCGAGGACATGGACATCTCCGAGGAGGACGTCGCCGAAATCGTCGAACTGTCGAACGCCGACGACATCTACGAGAAGATGATAGCCTCCGTCGCGCCCTCCATCTACGGCTACGACGAGGAGAAACTCGCGATGATCCTCCAACTGTTCTCGGGCGTGACCAAACATCTCCCGGACGGGTCTCGCATCCGCGGCGACCTTCACATGCTGCTCATCGGTGACCC
This region includes:
- a CDS encoding conditioned medium-induced protein 4 — encoded protein: MDEKTAKLRDIFIDATGGDTATESQEESPGSLVGGDDGRVTERVDELVARMRDRYEFESRLDAADLRRVVFGFYENEDDAAVAAALDAEADAEAVFVARMDLHLVADSDRPSLSGNRGSLGDSDRDAPFDFSDLKALVVEGADDGTCAAELDADEETVARYRRVVEATREATQANDRYRDEFEELLTDVDLSSRLDVDARHDGLRDATEDIESNVSF
- a CDS encoding aldo/keto reductase; amino-acid sequence: MEYTRLGATGLEVSRLCLGTLNFGSGQPWMMNDREASVELVREALDAGVNFLDTANAYSGGESESIVGEAIEEYDREELVVATKVYFDMGDGPNKGGLSRKHILDQIEGSLDRLGTDYVDVYQIHRWDENTPIEETLSALDTLVEEGTVRYIGASTMAGWQFSKALHAADVEGYERFRCMQPEYNLVDRHEEANLLPICADQDVGVVPWSPLAGGFLAGKYERGREIPEGTRAADDDYTEQRLTDENWEVLDVVRELAAEKDASPAQVSLAWLLHKDVVDAPIIGPRRKSHLEDNLGAVDVSLTDDEIARLEEPIFPQWPVEGKD